Proteins encoded together in one Caldisericia bacterium window:
- a CDS encoding NAD(P)H-hydrate dehydratase has translation MRISTVEEMRNLDREAVERFGIPEEILMENAGNSVYFVILKEIGIRNKKFIVVSGTGNNGGDGFVVARKLYSQGGSVKVFVFGNMEKIRGVSKRNLEILESMNLDIYFNQEIETFKDAVRDSDVIVDALLGTGISRKITGILRDVIDTINKSGKTVVSVDIPSGVNGDTGEIMGISVKADYTVTFGLPKVGNLLYPGFSSNGKLFLSHISFPPTLYEKETIKIFINEVAPLPERKKDGHKGDFGDTLFIAGSRFYLGAPLFSSLSFLKSGGGYSRLATVKSIVNSISCGASEVVFIPLEETDEGSISIKNLNKLINISKKVDFVVIGPGLSLNQETQEFVREFVKVVEKPVLIDGDGLTAISKDLKILLERKSPTVLTPHPGEMSRLVSIPKDEILKNRINILRDFTKKFNSIVVLKGAHSLIGYPDGRIFINTSGNSGMATPGSGDVLSGIIPAMYGIGFNIEEAVKMGVLIHGFSGDLIGEVIGEDGITARDIMNHIPEAMKRLRDDFLSVKEKYKLINSI, from the coding sequence ATGAGAATAAGTACAGTAGAAGAGATGAGAAATCTTGATAGGGAGGCAGTTGAAAGGTTTGGAATTCCTGAAGAGATACTGATGGAAAATGCAGGAAACAGTGTCTATTTTGTAATTTTAAAGGAGATAGGGATAAGAAATAAAAAATTTATTGTAGTATCTGGCACAGGAAACAATGGTGGAGATGGATTTGTTGTGGCAAGAAAACTCTATTCTCAAGGTGGTAGTGTAAAGGTCTTCGTATTTGGAAATATGGAAAAAATTAGAGGTGTATCCAAGAGGAATCTTGAGATACTTGAGAGTATGAATCTGGACATTTATTTCAATCAAGAAATTGAAACCTTTAAAGATGCAGTTAGAGATTCTGATGTAATAGTGGATGCGCTTTTGGGAACAGGAATATCAAGAAAGATAACAGGTATCCTAAGGGATGTAATAGATACTATAAATAAAAGTGGAAAGACCGTCGTTAGTGTGGATATTCCCTCTGGTGTCAATGGAGATACTGGAGAGATTATGGGAATATCTGTTAAAGCAGATTATACAGTAACTTTTGGTCTTCCAAAAGTTGGAAACCTTCTTTATCCAGGTTTCTCCTCTAATGGAAAACTCTTCTTATCACATATATCATTTCCCCCCACACTTTATGAGAAAGAAACAATAAAAATCTTTATAAATGAAGTAGCTCCACTACCTGAAAGAAAAAAAGATGGTCATAAGGGAGATTTTGGGGATACATTGTTTATTGCTGGCTCAAGATTCTATCTTGGAGCTCCACTTTTTTCCTCACTCTCCTTTCTAAAATCAGGAGGAGGATATTCAAGACTTGCTACAGTAAAATCCATAGTTAACTCTATCTCCTGTGGAGCAAGTGAGGTTGTGTTCATCCCGCTTGAAGAAACTGATGAAGGTTCAATATCCATAAAAAACTTAAATAAACTCATTAATATCTCCAAAAAGGTTGACTTTGTAGTAATTGGTCCGGGACTCTCTTTAAATCAGGAGACTCAAGAGTTTGTAAGGGAGTTTGTGAAAGTTGTTGAAAAACCAGTTCTCATTGATGGTGATGGATTAACTGCAATATCTAAGGATTTAAAAATTTTATTGGAGAGAAAATCTCCCACAGTTTTAACTCCTCATCCAGGTGAAATGAGTAGACTTGTCTCTATTCCAAAGGATGAAATACTAAAAAACAGGATCAATATTTTAAGGGATTTTACCAAGAAATTTAACTCAATTGTGGTTTTAAAAGGCGCCCACTCCTTGATAGGTTATCCAGATGGAAGAATCTTTATAAATACTTCTGGAAACTCTGGAATGGCAACACCTGGATCTGGAGATGTTCTCTCAGGAATTATCCCTGCAATGTATGGAATTGGATTTAATATAGAGGAAGCAGTAAAGATGGGTGTTCTTATTCATGGATTTTCTGGTGATCTTATAGGAGAAGTTATTGGAGAGGATGGAATTACTGCAAGAGATATAATGAATCATATTCCTGAAGCAATGAAAAGATTAAGAGATGACTTTTTATCAGTAAAGGAGAAATACAAACTTATAAATTCCATTTAA
- a CDS encoding metallophosphoesterase family protein codes for MRKILYFTDTHLQGKELSSRKDNFLISILEKIEEIGEIANSINVDYVLFGGDWFSHPSPSDEVIIKLIQALKKFNARPIISILGNHDIEGRNPETYNRKSAKILEEAGVVKFLKDGEVFPPVDTEIEIHGINYRDGVDENPDFLRIKKRNINLIAIEMVHSYVLPFKANFSCLSLEEVAGVTEADIILVGHYHDGYGIRRVDGKIFISPGSIARDSITQFDRIPQVVLLTIENTKVEPKLIKLKRVKKREEIERKNLNDIDRVLFGEFFSSLTERENRSFDPERIIEMISKDEKVDDEVKREALRRYEEARERIYKKS; via the coding sequence ATGAGGAAAATTCTGTACTTCACAGATACCCATCTTCAGGGCAAAGAGCTTTCATCCAGGAAAGATAATTTTCTTATATCAATCCTTGAAAAAATTGAGGAGATAGGAGAGATAGCAAATTCCATCAATGTGGACTATGTTTTGTTTGGTGGAGATTGGTTTTCACACCCATCACCCAGTGATGAAGTTATAATTAAGCTTATTCAAGCGTTGAAAAAATTTAATGCAAGACCTATAATTAGCATCCTGGGGAATCATGATATAGAGGGAAGGAATCCAGAAACTTACAACAGAAAGTCAGCAAAGATACTTGAAGAGGCTGGAGTTGTTAAATTTTTAAAGGATGGTGAGGTTTTTCCTCCAGTTGATACGGAGATTGAGATACATGGGATTAATTACAGAGATGGAGTTGATGAGAATCCCGATTTTTTGAGAATAAAGAAGAGAAACATAAATCTTATCGCAATAGAGATGGTGCATTCCTATGTTTTACCCTTTAAGGCAAATTTCTCGTGCCTCTCATTGGAGGAAGTGGCAGGTGTTACTGAAGCAGATATAATACTTGTAGGCCACTATCATGATGGATATGGGATAAGAAGAGTGGATGGGAAAATATTTATATCCCCAGGAAGCATTGCCAGAGACAGTATAACTCAATTTGATAGAATTCCACAGGTTGTATTGTTAACCATTGAAAATACAAAGGTGGAGCCAAAGTTGATAAAGCTTAAAAGAGTAAAAAAGAGAGAAGAAATTGAGAGGAAGAACCTGAATGATATTGATAGAGTTCTCTTTGGAGAGTTCTTTTCATCGCTTACAGAGAGAGAAAATAGAAGTTTTGACCCAGAAAGAATAATAGAGATGATCTCTAAAGATGAGAAAGTAGATGATGAGGTAAAAAGAGAGGCAT